One genomic window of Anguilla anguilla isolate fAngAng1 chromosome 13, fAngAng1.pri, whole genome shotgun sequence includes the following:
- the LOC118211240 gene encoding glucose-6-phosphate 1-dehydrogenase-like isoform X1 has translation MGSRASTEKPVSIDREPEEMAALPLSRSQVFGELRKELHEDQEFHHSDTHIFIVMGASGDLARKKIYPTLWWLFRDGLLPEETYFVGFARSSLTVEAIRDACLPYMKVAEVEADRLSAFFGRNSYVSGRYGDEGSFSRLQAHLGSLRGGAGANRLFYLALPPSVYHDVTRNIRHHCMSTRGWNRVIVEKPFGRDLQSSEELSAHLSSLFSEDQIYRIDHYLGKEMVQNLMVLRFGNRIFGPIWNRDSVACVVLSFKEPFGTQGRGGYFDNFGIIRDVMQNHLLQMLSLVAMEKPASTSSDDVRDEKVKVLKCITPVSLSNVVLGQYVGDPKGQGDAKLGYLDDPTVPKDSSTPTFATAVLYVHNERWDGVPFILRCGKALNERKAEVRLQFTDVPGDIFGAQCRRNELVVRVQPNEAVYAKMMSKKPGVFFSPEETELDLTYHSRYRDVKLPDAYERLILDVFCGSQMHFVRSDELREAWRIFTPLLHQIEREKTPPIPYTYGSRGPPEADELVKRVGFRYEGTYKWVNPHRL, from the exons ATGGGAAGTAGAGCGAGTACTG AAAAACCTGTCAGTATTGATCGAGAGCCTG AGGAGATGGCTGccctccctctgtctcgctctcAAGTTTTTGGGGAGCTGAGGAAGGAGCTGCACGAGGATCAGGAGTTCCATCATTCAGACACGCACATTTTCATTGTCATGGGAGCTTCG ggggATCTAGCCAGAAAGAAGATTTACCCAACACTTTG GTGGCTGTTCAGAGACGGACTCCTTCCTGAGGAAACGTATTTTGTGGGCTTCGCGCGTTCCAGCCTGACAGTCGAGGCTATCAGGGACGCCTGTCTGCCTTACATGAAG GTGGCGGAGGTGGAGGCCGACCGTCTCTCGGCCTTCTTCGGCAGGAACTCGTACGTGAGCGGGCGCTACGGCGACGAGGGCTCCTTCTCGCGGCTGCAGGCGCACCTGGGCTCCCTGCGCGGCGGCGCGGGGGCCAACCGGCTCTTCTACCTGGCCCTCCCGCCCAGCGTCTACCACGACGTCACCAGGAACATCCGGCACCACTGCATGAGCACCAG GGGCTGGAACAGGGTGATCGTGGAGAAGCCGTTTGGGCGGGACCTGCAGAGCTCGGAGGAGCTGTCCGCCCACCTGTCCTCTCTCTTCAGCGAGGACCAAATCTACCGGATCGACCACTACCTGGGCAAGGAGATGGTGCAGAACCTCATGGTGCTCAG gttTGGGAACAGGATTTTTGGGCCCATCTGGAACAGGGACAGTGTGGCGTGTGTGGTCCTGTCCTTCAAGGAGCCCTTCGGCACCCAGGGCAGGGGTGGTTACTTTGATAACTTCGGCATAATCCG TGATGTCATGCAGAACCATTTGCTCCAGATGCTCAgcctggttgccatggagaagcCAGCCTCCACCAGCTCGGACGACGTGAGGGATGAGAAG GTGAAGGTGTTGAAGTGCATTACTCCCGTGTCTCTTTCGAATGTGGTGCTGGGGCAGTACGTGGGCGACCCCAAGGGGCAGGGGGACGCTAAGCTGGGTTACCTTGACGACCCCACCGTTCCCaaagactccagcacccccaccttCGCCACCGCTGTGCTGTATGTCCACAACGAGCGCTGGGACg GCGTTCCCTTCATCCTGCGGTGCGGTAAGGCGCTAAACGAGCGGAAGGCCGAGGTGCGGCTGCAGTTCACCGACGTGCCGGGCGACATCTTCGGCGCCCAGTGCCGGCGGAACGAGCTGGTGGTGCGGGTGCAGCCCAACGAGGCCGTCTACGCCAAGATGATGAGCAAGAAGCCCGGCGTCTTCTTCAGCCCCGAGGAGACCGAGCTGGACCTCACCTACCACAGCCGCTACCGG gACGTGAAGCTCCCGGACGCCTACGAGCGCCTCATCCTGGACGTGTTCTGCGGGAGCCAGATGCACTTCGTACGCAG tgATGAACTGAGGGAAGCCTGGAGGATCTTTACGCCCCTGCTTCACCAGATAGAGCGGGAGAAGACTCCCCCCATCCCGTATACTTATGGAAG TCGTGGTCCTCCTGAAGCAGACGAGCTGGTGAAGAGAGTGGGGTTCCGCTATGAGGGAACCTACAAGTGGGTCAACCCCCACAGACTGTGA
- the LOC118211240 gene encoding glucose-6-phosphate 1-dehydrogenase-like isoform X2 gives MGSRASTEEMAALPLSRSQVFGELRKELHEDQEFHHSDTHIFIVMGASGDLARKKIYPTLWWLFRDGLLPEETYFVGFARSSLTVEAIRDACLPYMKVAEVEADRLSAFFGRNSYVSGRYGDEGSFSRLQAHLGSLRGGAGANRLFYLALPPSVYHDVTRNIRHHCMSTRGWNRVIVEKPFGRDLQSSEELSAHLSSLFSEDQIYRIDHYLGKEMVQNLMVLRFGNRIFGPIWNRDSVACVVLSFKEPFGTQGRGGYFDNFGIIRDVMQNHLLQMLSLVAMEKPASTSSDDVRDEKVKVLKCITPVSLSNVVLGQYVGDPKGQGDAKLGYLDDPTVPKDSSTPTFATAVLYVHNERWDGVPFILRCGKALNERKAEVRLQFTDVPGDIFGAQCRRNELVVRVQPNEAVYAKMMSKKPGVFFSPEETELDLTYHSRYRDVKLPDAYERLILDVFCGSQMHFVRSDELREAWRIFTPLLHQIEREKTPPIPYTYGSRGPPEADELVKRVGFRYEGTYKWVNPHRL, from the exons ATGGGAAGTAGAGCGAGTACTG AGGAGATGGCTGccctccctctgtctcgctctcAAGTTTTTGGGGAGCTGAGGAAGGAGCTGCACGAGGATCAGGAGTTCCATCATTCAGACACGCACATTTTCATTGTCATGGGAGCTTCG ggggATCTAGCCAGAAAGAAGATTTACCCAACACTTTG GTGGCTGTTCAGAGACGGACTCCTTCCTGAGGAAACGTATTTTGTGGGCTTCGCGCGTTCCAGCCTGACAGTCGAGGCTATCAGGGACGCCTGTCTGCCTTACATGAAG GTGGCGGAGGTGGAGGCCGACCGTCTCTCGGCCTTCTTCGGCAGGAACTCGTACGTGAGCGGGCGCTACGGCGACGAGGGCTCCTTCTCGCGGCTGCAGGCGCACCTGGGCTCCCTGCGCGGCGGCGCGGGGGCCAACCGGCTCTTCTACCTGGCCCTCCCGCCCAGCGTCTACCACGACGTCACCAGGAACATCCGGCACCACTGCATGAGCACCAG GGGCTGGAACAGGGTGATCGTGGAGAAGCCGTTTGGGCGGGACCTGCAGAGCTCGGAGGAGCTGTCCGCCCACCTGTCCTCTCTCTTCAGCGAGGACCAAATCTACCGGATCGACCACTACCTGGGCAAGGAGATGGTGCAGAACCTCATGGTGCTCAG gttTGGGAACAGGATTTTTGGGCCCATCTGGAACAGGGACAGTGTGGCGTGTGTGGTCCTGTCCTTCAAGGAGCCCTTCGGCACCCAGGGCAGGGGTGGTTACTTTGATAACTTCGGCATAATCCG TGATGTCATGCAGAACCATTTGCTCCAGATGCTCAgcctggttgccatggagaagcCAGCCTCCACCAGCTCGGACGACGTGAGGGATGAGAAG GTGAAGGTGTTGAAGTGCATTACTCCCGTGTCTCTTTCGAATGTGGTGCTGGGGCAGTACGTGGGCGACCCCAAGGGGCAGGGGGACGCTAAGCTGGGTTACCTTGACGACCCCACCGTTCCCaaagactccagcacccccaccttCGCCACCGCTGTGCTGTATGTCCACAACGAGCGCTGGGACg GCGTTCCCTTCATCCTGCGGTGCGGTAAGGCGCTAAACGAGCGGAAGGCCGAGGTGCGGCTGCAGTTCACCGACGTGCCGGGCGACATCTTCGGCGCCCAGTGCCGGCGGAACGAGCTGGTGGTGCGGGTGCAGCCCAACGAGGCCGTCTACGCCAAGATGATGAGCAAGAAGCCCGGCGTCTTCTTCAGCCCCGAGGAGACCGAGCTGGACCTCACCTACCACAGCCGCTACCGG gACGTGAAGCTCCCGGACGCCTACGAGCGCCTCATCCTGGACGTGTTCTGCGGGAGCCAGATGCACTTCGTACGCAG tgATGAACTGAGGGAAGCCTGGAGGATCTTTACGCCCCTGCTTCACCAGATAGAGCGGGAGAAGACTCCCCCCATCCCGTATACTTATGGAAG TCGTGGTCCTCCTGAAGCAGACGAGCTGGTGAAGAGAGTGGGGTTCCGCTATGAGGGAACCTACAAGTGGGTCAACCCCCACAGACTGTGA
- the LOC118211240 gene encoding glucose-6-phosphate 1-dehydrogenase-like isoform X3 translates to MAALPLSRSQVFGELRKELHEDQEFHHSDTHIFIVMGASGDLARKKIYPTLWWLFRDGLLPEETYFVGFARSSLTVEAIRDACLPYMKVAEVEADRLSAFFGRNSYVSGRYGDEGSFSRLQAHLGSLRGGAGANRLFYLALPPSVYHDVTRNIRHHCMSTRGWNRVIVEKPFGRDLQSSEELSAHLSSLFSEDQIYRIDHYLGKEMVQNLMVLRFGNRIFGPIWNRDSVACVVLSFKEPFGTQGRGGYFDNFGIIRDVMQNHLLQMLSLVAMEKPASTSSDDVRDEKVKVLKCITPVSLSNVVLGQYVGDPKGQGDAKLGYLDDPTVPKDSSTPTFATAVLYVHNERWDGVPFILRCGKALNERKAEVRLQFTDVPGDIFGAQCRRNELVVRVQPNEAVYAKMMSKKPGVFFSPEETELDLTYHSRYRDVKLPDAYERLILDVFCGSQMHFVRSDELREAWRIFTPLLHQIEREKTPPIPYTYGSRGPPEADELVKRVGFRYEGTYKWVNPHRL, encoded by the exons ATGGCTGccctccctctgtctcgctctcAAGTTTTTGGGGAGCTGAGGAAGGAGCTGCACGAGGATCAGGAGTTCCATCATTCAGACACGCACATTTTCATTGTCATGGGAGCTTCG ggggATCTAGCCAGAAAGAAGATTTACCCAACACTTTG GTGGCTGTTCAGAGACGGACTCCTTCCTGAGGAAACGTATTTTGTGGGCTTCGCGCGTTCCAGCCTGACAGTCGAGGCTATCAGGGACGCCTGTCTGCCTTACATGAAG GTGGCGGAGGTGGAGGCCGACCGTCTCTCGGCCTTCTTCGGCAGGAACTCGTACGTGAGCGGGCGCTACGGCGACGAGGGCTCCTTCTCGCGGCTGCAGGCGCACCTGGGCTCCCTGCGCGGCGGCGCGGGGGCCAACCGGCTCTTCTACCTGGCCCTCCCGCCCAGCGTCTACCACGACGTCACCAGGAACATCCGGCACCACTGCATGAGCACCAG GGGCTGGAACAGGGTGATCGTGGAGAAGCCGTTTGGGCGGGACCTGCAGAGCTCGGAGGAGCTGTCCGCCCACCTGTCCTCTCTCTTCAGCGAGGACCAAATCTACCGGATCGACCACTACCTGGGCAAGGAGATGGTGCAGAACCTCATGGTGCTCAG gttTGGGAACAGGATTTTTGGGCCCATCTGGAACAGGGACAGTGTGGCGTGTGTGGTCCTGTCCTTCAAGGAGCCCTTCGGCACCCAGGGCAGGGGTGGTTACTTTGATAACTTCGGCATAATCCG TGATGTCATGCAGAACCATTTGCTCCAGATGCTCAgcctggttgccatggagaagcCAGCCTCCACCAGCTCGGACGACGTGAGGGATGAGAAG GTGAAGGTGTTGAAGTGCATTACTCCCGTGTCTCTTTCGAATGTGGTGCTGGGGCAGTACGTGGGCGACCCCAAGGGGCAGGGGGACGCTAAGCTGGGTTACCTTGACGACCCCACCGTTCCCaaagactccagcacccccaccttCGCCACCGCTGTGCTGTATGTCCACAACGAGCGCTGGGACg GCGTTCCCTTCATCCTGCGGTGCGGTAAGGCGCTAAACGAGCGGAAGGCCGAGGTGCGGCTGCAGTTCACCGACGTGCCGGGCGACATCTTCGGCGCCCAGTGCCGGCGGAACGAGCTGGTGGTGCGGGTGCAGCCCAACGAGGCCGTCTACGCCAAGATGATGAGCAAGAAGCCCGGCGTCTTCTTCAGCCCCGAGGAGACCGAGCTGGACCTCACCTACCACAGCCGCTACCGG gACGTGAAGCTCCCGGACGCCTACGAGCGCCTCATCCTGGACGTGTTCTGCGGGAGCCAGATGCACTTCGTACGCAG tgATGAACTGAGGGAAGCCTGGAGGATCTTTACGCCCCTGCTTCACCAGATAGAGCGGGAGAAGACTCCCCCCATCCCGTATACTTATGGAAG TCGTGGTCCTCCTGAAGCAGACGAGCTGGTGAAGAGAGTGGGGTTCCGCTATGAGGGAACCTACAAGTGGGTCAACCCCCACAGACTGTGA